A window of the Desulforapulum autotrophicum HRM2 genome harbors these coding sequences:
- a CDS encoding efflux RND transporter permease subunit — protein MKHFNLTEWSLNHRQLIWFFIILSAVAGAFAYEQMGRMEDPDFTIREMIVAVGWPGASAAQMEQQITDKVEKRLQDTPGLDYLVSYSRPQQSVIFVHLKEPIHPDEIRPTWLEVRNMVNNMRDELPEGIRGPYFNDRFDDVYGNVYALTSDGFSYEEMRVQAEKIRQILLRMGSVKKVELIGVQPEKIFIEMDSRKLARLGIDPLLAAALIKKQNTLTPSGMIETADDNVFLRVTGLFNDLSSLENLPIRVLDRTFRLGDMAKIRRAYVDPPDPKMFFNGTPAIGIAVSMEKGGNVLKLGQLLDETLADITRELPLGLSIHQVANQPRVVKDSINQFVKTLAEAIAIILVVSFLSLGLRSGLVVALCIPLVVAATLLAMKMAGIDLHRVSLGALIVSLGLLVDDAIIAVEMMSVKLEQGWERVKAAAFAYKVTAFPMLAGTLITCAGFTPIGFSKGMSSEFCKSIFPVITLSLLISWVVSVMVTPMFGYYLIKPKRAVAKDPEDIYDKAFYRGFKRVLVKCLDHKTIVLVLTLALFGYSIYAFKFVEHEFFPNSVRPELIVDLTLPEGSSIKATERQAQAFARAIGTSPHIDHFASYVGFGAPRFILAFDPVQPRSNFAQFVIVAKGLDQRQQLEEDISEILDTSFPMVRGHLKTLQLGPPEPYPVMLRVSGPDYGKVRAIAQKVGQVMTANPLLRNVNFNWYEKTKMLRLAVDQDKARLLGINSTDLALAIQAQISGIPVSQFRQGDKTVEIDLRLDAADRRSISDIKTLPIHIGKGRTIPLEQIAVIGFDTEEGLIWRRNLTPTITVQAETVAGATGNDETLVVYSALKQVRDNLAPGYRIDIGGIAERSSQATAYILAMAPAMFMIIVIILMIQLQNISSVILTLLTAPLGIIGVIAALLTFHMPMGFLAQLGILALSGIIIRNSVILMDQIHRQLEAGETRYHAVINAAVLRFRPIMLTAAAAILGMLPLALDKFWAPMAVSIGGGLFGATILTLLVLPCMYAAWYRVKAE, from the coding sequence ATGAAACATTTCAACCTGACAGAGTGGTCCCTCAACCACCGGCAGCTGATCTGGTTCTTCATCATTCTGTCTGCCGTTGCAGGTGCCTTTGCCTATGAGCAGATGGGTCGCATGGAGGATCCGGACTTCACCATCCGGGAGATGATCGTGGCCGTGGGATGGCCCGGGGCCTCGGCTGCCCAGATGGAGCAGCAGATCACGGACAAGGTTGAAAAGCGCCTCCAGGACACCCCGGGGCTGGACTATCTGGTAAGCTATTCCCGGCCCCAGCAGTCGGTCATCTTTGTGCATCTCAAGGAGCCCATCCATCCGGACGAGATCCGCCCCACCTGGCTTGAGGTCCGCAACATGGTCAATAACATGCGGGATGAGCTGCCCGAAGGGATCCGCGGTCCCTATTTTAATGACCGGTTTGACGATGTCTACGGCAATGTCTACGCCCTGACCTCGGACGGATTTTCCTACGAAGAGATGCGGGTGCAGGCCGAAAAGATCCGCCAGATCCTGCTTCGCATGGGCAGCGTCAAAAAGGTTGAGCTGATCGGGGTGCAGCCCGAAAAGATATTCATCGAAATGGACAGCCGGAAACTTGCCCGTCTGGGTATTGATCCTTTGCTTGCGGCAGCCCTGATCAAAAAGCAGAACACCCTGACACCGTCGGGCATGATTGAAACTGCAGACGACAACGTGTTTCTGCGCGTCACAGGGCTTTTCAACGATCTTTCCTCCCTGGAAAACCTGCCCATCCGTGTCCTTGACCGGACCTTCCGCCTGGGTGATATGGCAAAAATCCGGCGGGCCTACGTTGACCCGCCCGATCCCAAAATGTTCTTTAACGGAACACCCGCCATTGGCATTGCCGTGTCCATGGAAAAGGGCGGCAACGTCCTTAAACTGGGGCAACTCCTTGACGAGACCCTGGCCGACATCACCCGGGAGCTGCCCCTGGGCCTTTCCATCCACCAGGTGGCCAACCAGCCCCGGGTGGTCAAGGACTCCATTAACCAGTTCGTGAAAACCCTGGCCGAGGCCATTGCCATCATCCTTGTGGTCAGTTTCCTGAGCCTGGGCCTGCGCTCGGGGCTGGTGGTGGCGCTGTGCATCCCCCTGGTGGTGGCTGCCACCTTACTTGCCATGAAAATGGCCGGCATTGATCTTCACCGGGTCTCGTTGGGCGCCCTGATCGTCTCCCTGGGACTGTTGGTGGATGACGCCATCATTGCCGTGGAGATGATGTCCGTGAAGCTCGAACAGGGTTGGGAAAGGGTCAAGGCTGCGGCCTTTGCCTATAAGGTCACTGCTTTTCCCATGCTGGCCGGCACCCTGATCACCTGTGCCGGATTCACCCCCATCGGTTTTTCCAAGGGCATGTCATCGGAGTTCTGCAAGAGCATCTTCCCGGTCATTACCCTCTCTCTGCTCATCTCGTGGGTGGTGTCGGTCATGGTTACACCCATGTTCGGTTATTACCTGATTAAACCAAAACGCGCTGTAGCAAAGGATCCTGAAGACATTTACGACAAGGCCTTTTACCGGGGGTTTAAACGGGTTCTGGTCAAGTGTCTGGACCACAAAACCATTGTGCTTGTCCTGACCCTGGCCCTGTTCGGGTACAGCATATATGCATTCAAGTTCGTGGAACACGAATTTTTTCCCAACTCTGTCCGCCCGGAGCTGATCGTGGATTTGACGCTTCCCGAAGGGTCGTCGATCAAAGCCACGGAACGCCAGGCACAGGCCTTTGCCCGGGCCATAGGGACAAGTCCCCACATTGACCATTTTGCCAGTTACGTGGGATTCGGTGCCCCCAGGTTTATTCTTGCCTTTGACCCGGTCCAGCCCCGGTCCAACTTTGCCCAGTTCGTCATTGTGGCCAAAGGCCTGGACCAGAGACAACAGCTTGAAGAGGACATCTCCGAGATTCTTGACACCTCGTTTCCCATGGTGCGTGGTCATTTAAAGACCCTGCAGCTCGGCCCGCCCGAGCCTTACCCTGTCATGCTCAGGGTTTCAGGCCCGGACTATGGCAAGGTGAGAGCAATTGCACAAAAGGTGGGCCAGGTGATGACGGCAAACCCCCTTCTTCGCAACGTCAACTTTAACTGGTACGAAAAGACCAAGATGCTGCGCCTGGCCGTAGACCAGGACAAGGCAAGGCTCCTGGGGATCAACAGCACGGATCTTGCCCTGGCCATCCAGGCCCAGATTTCGGGTATCCCCGTGAGTCAGTTCCGGCAGGGGGACAAAACTGTTGAGATCGATCTGCGTTTGGACGCGGCAGACCGCCGGTCGATTTCGGACATCAAAACCCTGCCCATCCATATCGGCAAAGGTCGCACCATTCCCCTGGAGCAGATCGCCGTCATCGGCTTTGACACGGAAGAGGGGCTGATCTGGCGACGCAACCTCACCCCCACCATCACGGTCCAGGCCGAAACCGTTGCCGGCGCCACGGGCAACGACGAAACCCTGGTCGTTTACTCGGCTCTTAAACAGGTGAGGGACAACCTTGCCCCGGGCTATCGCATCGACATCGGCGGCATTGCCGAACGCAGCAGCCAGGCCACGGCCTATATCCTTGCCATGGCCCCGGCCATGTTCATGATCATCGTCATCATTCTGATGATCCAGCTCCAGAATATCTCGAGCGTGATTCTGACGCTGTTGACGGCGCCCCTGGGCATCATTGGGGTCATTGCCGCGCTTCTGACCTTTCACATGCCCATGGGATTTCTGGCCCAGCTGGGCATTCTGGCCCTGTCCGGCATTATTATCCGTAACTCGGTCATCCTCATGGACCAGATCCACCGGCAACTTGAGGCCGGAGAAACCCGTTACCACGCCGTCATCAACGCGGCCGTGCTGCGCTTTCGACCCATCATGCTCACGGCTGCGGCTGCCATCCTCGGGATGCTGCCCCTGGCCCTGGACAAATTCTGGGCCCCCATGGCCGTATCCATCGGCGGCGGGTTGTTCGGTGCCACCATCCTGACCCTTCTGGTGCTGCCCTGCATGTATGCGGCCTGGTACCGGGTCAAGGCCGAGTGA